The Bacteroidota bacterium genome has a segment encoding these proteins:
- a CDS encoding organic solvent tolerance protein OstA produces MKSSFLYSLFFILYSVLSFSQTKKVELLHANSLEFDEKLGKDVKRLIGNVQFRHEGVLMSCDSAYLYPNNKIDAFSNIHIQQGDTLNLFGQLLKYDGNTRMAEVQKNIRLSDKEMTLTTEQLFYDMHSSVATYTSGGTIVSKQNTLTSQKGYYHADTKSFSFKQNVVLTNPEYVMNSDTLLYNTGSKVSYFYGPTIIKSDQNFIYCENGWYDTEKNTSQFSKNSYLISKNQKLKGDSIAYDRNKGIGQAFRNVSIIDTSERIIIAGDYAIHNEETEKSIITKNALLKQFYEDDTLFLHSDTLCAITEYALNAKHEKDTSQSWRKVVAYHHVKFFKDDLQGKCDSLTYSDRDSLMKLFKAPVLWSEANQLTAEKINIKMSNGEIKNMFLEKLSMIISKVDTSSHTLLPDSLAKKDSAMYNQIKGKQMTGYFKDNNLVKIYVEGNGQTIYFAKDKEKMIGVNKAECSDLIIYLKENAVDNITFLKKPDATLFPMSDYIPDEFKLKNFIWRENERPLVMQDIFH; encoded by the coding sequence ATGAAAAGTAGTTTTCTTTATTCTTTATTCTTCATTCTGTATTCTGTATTGTCTTTTTCCCAAACCAAAAAGGTAGAACTCCTCCACGCCAACTCGCTCGAGTTTGATGAGAAACTCGGCAAGGATGTGAAACGGCTGATTGGAAATGTGCAGTTCAGGCACGAAGGGGTTTTAATGTCGTGCGACAGCGCTTACCTCTACCCCAATAATAAAATAGACGCATTCAGCAACATTCATATTCAGCAGGGAGATACGCTGAATTTATTCGGGCAATTGCTGAAGTATGATGGCAACACGCGCATGGCTGAAGTTCAGAAAAACATTCGCCTCAGCGATAAAGAAATGACGCTCACCACCGAACAATTATTTTATGACATGCATTCTTCCGTTGCCACTTACACCAGCGGAGGAACCATCGTGAGCAAGCAGAATACGCTCACCAGCCAGAAAGGATATTATCATGCCGATACCAAATCATTTTCCTTCAAGCAGAATGTGGTGCTCACCAATCCTGAATACGTGATGAACAGCGATACGCTGCTTTACAACACGGGTTCAAAAGTTTCTTATTTCTATGGTCCTACAATAATAAAAAGCGATCAGAATTTTATTTATTGCGAAAACGGTTGGTACGATACAGAGAAAAACACTTCGCAGTTCAGCAAAAACTCTTACCTCATTTCTAAAAACCAAAAACTCAAAGGCGACAGCATTGCCTATGACCGGAACAAAGGCATAGGGCAGGCATTCAGGAATGTGAGCATCATTGATACTTCGGAAAGAATAATTATTGCCGGTGATTATGCCATTCATAACGAGGAAACTGAAAAATCAATCATCACAAAAAATGCTTTGCTGAAACAATTTTATGAAGACGATACGCTCTTTCTTCATTCTGATACGCTGTGCGCCATCACTGAATATGCCCTGAATGCCAAACATGAAAAAGACACTTCTCAATCGTGGAGAAAAGTAGTTGCCTATCATCATGTCAAATTTTTTAAAGATGACTTGCAGGGAAAATGTGATTCACTCACCTATTCCGACCGAGATTCTCTGATGAAACTTTTCAAAGCTCCCGTTCTCTGGTCAGAAGCCAATCAGCTGACTGCCGAAAAAATAAATATAAAAATGAGTAACGGAGAAATCAAAAATATGTTCCTTGAAAAGTTGTCAATGATAATTTCAAAAGTTGATACGTCATCGCACACACTGCTTCCCGATAGTTTAGCGAAAAAAGATTCTGCCATGTACAATCAGATAAAGGGAAAGCAGATGACAGGTTATTTCAAGGATAACAATCTCGTAAAAATTTATGTGGAAGGAAACGGGCAGACAATTTATTTTGCCAAGGACAAAGAAAAGATGATTGGTGTGAACAAAGCAGAATGCAGCGACCTGATAATCTATCTGAAAGAAAACGCAGTTGATAATATCACTTTTCTAAAAAAACCAGATGCCACACTTTTCCCTATGAGCGATTACATACCTGACGAATTCAAACTTAAAAATTTTATATGGAGAGAAAATGAGCGCCCGCTTGTGATGCAGGATATTTTCCATTGA
- a CDS encoding sigma-70 family RNA polymerase sigma factor has translation MSEELSDKELLERFRHPDTRNYSFNLLVRKYQQKVYWHIRRIVIDHDDANDVTQETFVKVWKNLDNFKEEAQLFTWIYRIATNEALSFLRKKRNKFFIPIINVENKLANSLKDDNFFSGDDIQLKLQQAILKLPEKQRIVFNMKYYDELKYEEMSAVTGTSVGALKASYHFAVKKIEEYIKSN, from the coding sequence GTGTCAGAAGAATTAAGCGATAAAGAATTGCTGGAGCGTTTCCGCCATCCGGATACGCGCAACTATTCTTTTAATCTTCTCGTTCGTAAATACCAGCAAAAAGTTTACTGGCACATTCGCAGAATAGTCATTGACCATGATGATGCTAACGATGTTACGCAGGAAACATTCGTAAAAGTATGGAAGAACCTTGATAACTTCAAAGAAGAAGCGCAGCTCTTCACCTGGATTTACCGCATCGCAACCAATGAAGCGCTTTCTTTTCTGAGAAAGAAGCGAAACAAATTTTTTATTCCTATAATAAATGTTGAGAATAAACTGGCAAATTCGTTAAAAGACGACAACTTCTTCAGCGGAGATGATATTCAACTTAAACTTCAGCAAGCCATATTAAAACTACCTGAGAAACAACGGATTGTGTTTAATATGAAGTATTACGATGAACTAAAGTATGAGGAGATGTCGGCAGTGACCGGAACATCGGTTGGAGCGCTCAAAGCATCGTATCATTTTGCAGTTAAAAAAATTGAAGAATATATAAAGAGCAATTAA
- a CDS encoding T9SS type A sorting domain-containing protein — protein MKKKFILLTSTLIFISVNINAQWALVGSAGFSAGQTYFNSIAIDGNGTPYVVYQDFGNSWNATVMKYNGTNWVNVGSPGFSTDTVFYTDIAINNNNEPFVVYQDFGNSYRATVKKFDGTNWVNVGSAGFSAGAAFYNSIAMDTNGTPYVAYQDGGNSWKATVMKFDGTNWVNVGSPGFSPDQVVDGPKIKISNNGTPFVVYQDPGISRKATVMKFDGTNWTIVGLQGFSADTAYNPSIAIDSNNTPFVVYGDYSISGKATVMKFDGMNWVTVGAAGFSAGYALSTSIAIDNNGTPLVVYSDYGNNYKATAMKFNGTNWINVGNAGFSAGGVVYTCIKIDDNGTPYVVYQDGAHSGKATVMKFIGSNGILNTLIEIGIDIYPNPFSTQTTLQTDNLLHNATLTVYNCFGQEVKSLVISHSPFVIERGNLPSGLYFIRLTEENKTYAKEKLIITD, from the coding sequence ATGAAAAAGAAATTTATTTTGCTGACTTCTACACTCATTTTTATTAGTGTAAATATAAATGCTCAGTGGGCACTTGTTGGTTCTGCTGGTTTTTCCGCAGGTCAGACATATTTTAATTCCATAGCAATTGACGGTAATGGCACTCCTTATGTAGTTTATCAGGATTTTGGAAATTCATGGAATGCAACTGTTATGAAGTATAATGGGACAAATTGGGTAAATGTTGGTTCTCCTGGATTTTCTACAGATACTGTATTTTATACTGATATAGCTATTAACAATAATAATGAACCTTTCGTGGTATATCAGGATTTTGGAAATTCATATAGAGCCACTGTAAAAAAATTTGATGGGACAAATTGGGTGAATGTTGGTTCTGCCGGGTTTTCAGCGGGAGCAGCATTTTATAATTCAATAGCAATGGACACAAACGGAACTCCTTATGTCGCATATCAAGATGGTGGAAATTCGTGGAAAGCTACGGTAATGAAGTTTGACGGTACAAATTGGGTAAATGTTGGTTCTCCCGGGTTTTCTCCTGACCAAGTTGTAGACGGACCCAAAATAAAGATTAGTAATAATGGTACACCATTCGTGGTTTATCAAGACCCAGGCATCTCAAGAAAAGCGACAGTTATGAAATTCGATGGTACAAACTGGACTATTGTCGGTTTACAAGGTTTTTCTGCCGATACAGCATATAATCCATCAATTGCAATAGACAGTAATAATACTCCTTTTGTAGTTTATGGAGATTATTCCATTTCCGGAAAAGCAACAGTTATGAAATTTGACGGTATGAATTGGGTTACTGTGGGTGCGGCAGGGTTCTCTGCTGGTTATGCCCTAAGTACATCTATCGCCATTGACAATAACGGAACTCCACTTGTAGTTTATTCAGATTATGGAAATAACTACAAAGCAACAGCAATGAAGTTTAACGGAACTAATTGGATTAATGTTGGTAATGCAGGATTTTCAGCAGGAGGAGTAGTTTATACTTGCATAAAAATTGATGACAACGGAACCCCTTACGTTGTTTACCAAGACGGAGCACATTCAGGCAAAGCCACAGTCATGAAGTTTATAGGTTCTAATGGTATTCTAAATACCTTGATAGAGATAGGTATTGACATTTATCCCAATCCCTTCTCCACACAAACAACTTTGCAAACAGACAATCTTTTACACAACGCAACTCTCACAGTTTACAATTGTTTCGGGCAGGAAGTAAAGTCATTAGTCATTAGTCATTCGCCATTCGTCATTGAGCGAGGCAATCTTCCAAGCGGACTGTATTTCATTCGGCTGACAGAAGAAAATAAAACCTATGCAAAAGAGAAATTAATAATAACGGACTGA
- a CDS encoding YqaE/Pmp3 family membrane protein, with translation MKSISVRTLLFLFITSTLVSSCAFLHKEEFAQRKYYNFPRTKHSNEGQETEHASVKFQDKTQSQTIVGQRENKCSETLVSASITQKEIIIAHPEINIYSTAEPKVINTLKATARTEVSVNYYKKSDILKHARKNLSHFSFSDAGLMMFMMVLAAIFIPPLGVYIKDMPSITNWFWITLILCILSGGIWIGGITAGAGLWFIAAIIALLHVFDII, from the coding sequence ATGAAATCAATTTCTGTCAGAACATTGCTTTTTTTGTTTATCACATCAACTTTGGTTTCCTCCTGCGCATTTCTTCATAAGGAAGAGTTTGCGCAAAGAAAATATTATAACTTTCCAAGAACAAAACATTCTAATGAAGGACAAGAAACTGAGCATGCTTCTGTGAAGTTCCAAGATAAAACACAATCTCAAACTATAGTTGGCCAGAGAGAAAATAAATGTTCTGAAACACTCGTATCTGCTTCTATAACACAGAAAGAAATCATTATTGCTCATCCTGAGATAAATATTTATAGTACTGCAGAACCCAAGGTAATAAATACTCTTAAGGCAACTGCGCGCACTGAAGTTTCTGTTAATTACTATAAGAAATCAGACATTCTTAAACACGCAAGAAAAAACCTTTCACATTTTTCTTTTTCAGACGCTGGGTTAATGATGTTTATGATGGTACTTGCTGCAATTTTTATTCCTCCGCTGGGTGTTTATATCAAAGATATGCCAAGTATTACCAATTGGTTTTGGATAACCCTTATTCTCTGCATTCTATCCGGAGGTATTTGGATAGGGGGAATTACTGCCGGTGCAGGACTTTGGTTTATTGCAGCGATCATCGCCCTATTGCATGTGTTTGATATTATTTAG
- a CDS encoding S9 family peptidase, giving the protein MQNRNYSLALITAIIFSLPLGKGWGWALAQKKEITLEDLFQKNTFAVKRIYGIRSMKNGEHYTTQGANTLEQFIVMYEYKTGNAVDTVLKSSWMKSSPFELRSQPSVASKGGQTAIEIEDYQFNADESKLLISSESEQIYRHSTRENYYIYDRKTKATTFISQNGKQMYAEFSPDGSKIGFVRDNNLFVYDIASKKETQVTSDGKVNNIINGATDWVYEEEFSFDKAWFWSPDGNKIAYYRFDESKVKEFSMNKYGTLYPTEYKFKYPKAGEDNSKVSIFIYDVKTALKQMIDLGNDYEYIPRIKWTQFFQPMKIGSDITLPVLSIQRMNRLQNKLELLLAYPFSAQTTTILTETSDTYIEISDNLTFLPNGKEFIWTSERDGYNHLYLYNINGDLNYQITKGNWEVTELKGYDDKKQIIYYLSDEISPNEKTLYSITLDGQNRKKLSPIPGTDDAEFNSTCTYYIHTYTNANRPPVTVLRSADGAEVRTLEDNTALLRKLNDYNLVTKEFFKFKTSDGTELNGWMMKPPQSPEGGKNKSTSFNIPPSGGGGAFPVLMFVYGGPGANTVNDTWDRDYFWYQMLCAKGYIIVSVDNRGTGGRGKKFRDCTYKQLGKYETEDQIEAAKYLGTLPYVDKNRIGIWGWSYGGYMSSLCIMKGADIFKMAIAVAPVTNWIYYDNIYTERYMGLPKDNAKGYDDNSPINHVDKLKGNFLLVHGTGDDNVHFQNSAEMISALQQANKQFDLMIYPDKNHSIYGGNTRLHLYTKLTNFVLGNL; this is encoded by the coding sequence ATGCAAAACAGGAATTATTCATTAGCACTCATCACAGCGATTATATTCTCCCTTCCCTTGGGGAAGGGTTGGGGATGGGCTCTTGCTCAGAAAAAGGAAATCACTCTTGAAGACCTTTTCCAGAAAAACACGTTCGCGGTAAAAAGAATTTACGGCATCCGCTCGATGAAGAACGGAGAGCATTACACCACGCAGGGAGCAAATACATTAGAACAATTCATTGTGATGTATGAATACAAAACAGGAAATGCCGTTGATACAGTCTTGAAAAGCAGTTGGATGAAATCCTCCCCCTTCGAGCTTCGCTCCCAACCTTCGGTTGCCTCCAAAGGGGGGCAAACAGCCATTGAGATTGAAGATTACCAGTTCAATGCGGATGAAAGCAAACTGCTTATCTCTTCGGAGTCAGAACAGATTTACCGCCATTCAACCAGAGAAAATTATTATATCTATGACAGAAAAACAAAGGCAACCACTTTTATATCGCAAAACGGAAAACAGATGTATGCGGAGTTTTCTCCTGACGGAAGCAAAATAGGTTTTGTGCGCGACAATAATCTTTTTGTTTATGACATCGCTTCGAAAAAAGAAACACAAGTTACTTCAGATGGAAAAGTCAACAACATCATCAATGGCGCAACAGACTGGGTGTATGAAGAAGAATTTTCTTTTGACAAAGCATGGTTCTGGTCGCCTGACGGAAACAAGATTGCGTATTACCGCTTTGACGAATCCAAGGTGAAAGAATTTTCCATGAACAAGTATGGAACCCTCTACCCTACTGAATACAAATTCAAATATCCAAAGGCGGGAGAAGATAATTCTAAAGTTTCCATTTTTATTTACGATGTGAAGACAGCGCTGAAACAGATGATTGATTTAGGAAACGATTATGAATACATACCGCGAATAAAGTGGACTCAGTTTTTTCAGCCAATGAAAATCGGTTCTGATATTACATTGCCTGTTCTTTCCATTCAGCGCATGAACCGTTTGCAAAACAAATTAGAACTTCTGCTTGCTTACCCTTTCTCCGCGCAAACAACAACTATTCTCACCGAAACCAGCGACACGTACATTGAAATTTCTGACAACTTAACATTCCTTCCAAACGGTAAAGAGTTTATCTGGACAAGCGAGCGGGACGGATACAACCATCTTTATCTTTATAATATTAACGGAGATTTAAATTACCAAATCACAAAAGGAAACTGGGAAGTGACAGAGTTGAAGGGCTATGATGACAAAAAACAAATCATTTATTATTTGTCTGATGAAATATCTCCGAACGAAAAAACCCTTTACTCTATTACATTAGACGGACAGAACAGAAAAAAACTTTCTCCCATTCCGGGAACGGATGATGCGGAATTTAATTCCACCTGCACGTATTACATTCACACGTACACCAACGCAAACCGTCCGCCTGTTACCGTTCTGCGCTCTGCCGATGGCGCGGAAGTTCGCACGCTGGAGGACAACACTGCTTTGCTGAGAAAGTTAAACGACTACAACCTTGTTACCAAAGAGTTTTTCAAATTCAAAACAAGCGATGGAACAGAATTGAACGGGTGGATGATGAAGCCCCCTCAATCCCCCGAAGGGGGAAAAAATAAAAGCACCTCTTTTAATATCCCCCCTTCGGGGGGAGGGGGGGCTTTTCCCGTCCTGATGTTTGTGTATGGCGGACCGGGCGCGAACACCGTGAATGATACATGGGACAGAGATTATTTCTGGTACCAGATGCTTTGCGCCAAAGGATATATTATTGTTTCGGTGGATAACCGCGGCACGGGCGGACGCGGAAAAAAATTCAGAGATTGCACCTACAAGCAGTTGGGAAAATATGAAACCGAAGACCAGATTGAAGCGGCAAAATATTTAGGCACGCTCCCTTATGTTGACAAAAACCGAATCGGCATATGGGGATGGAGCTATGGCGGATACATGAGTTCGCTGTGCATTATGAAAGGCGCGGATATATTCAAGATGGCGATAGCGGTTGCGCCCGTTACCAACTGGATATACTATGATAACATTTATACAGAGAGATATATGGGTTTGCCTAAGGATAACGCTAAAGGGTATGACGACAATTCGCCCATCAATCACGTGGATAAACTAAAAGGAAATTTTCTGCTTGTGCACGGAACAGGCGATGACAATGTGCATTTTCAGAACTCTGCCGAAATGATTTCTGCATTACAGCAGGCAAACAAACAATTCGACCTGATGATTTATCCTGATAAGAACCATAGCATTTACGGAGGCAACACGCGCCTGCATTTGTATACTAAGCTGACGAATTTTGTGTTGGGGAATTTGTAA
- a CDS encoding SDR family oxidoreductase: protein MPNNLLKGKRGIITGALDSNSIAWKVAERSFQQGAIFTLTNAPVAMRMGEIQKLADATKSEIIPADATSIEDLTLLFQRSQEILGGKIDFVLHSIGMSPNVRKNIPYTELNYEFYHKSIDISAMSFHKMLNVAMKLDSLSEGASVVALTYIAAQKTFPFYNDMAEAKAMLESIARSFGYHYGKKNKVRVNTVSQSPTKTTAGAGIKGFEDFYSYANAISPIGNASSESCADVCIALFSDLTRMITMQNIYNDGGYSNTGVSTEVMEKFME, encoded by the coding sequence ATGCCAAACAACTTACTCAAAGGAAAACGCGGAATTATTACGGGTGCGCTTGATTCAAATTCCATAGCATGGAAAGTGGCTGAACGTTCTTTTCAGCAAGGAGCAATATTTACGCTTACCAACGCGCCTGTAGCCATGCGCATGGGAGAAATTCAAAAATTGGCAGATGCAACTAAATCAGAAATCATTCCTGCAGACGCAACCTCCATAGAGGATTTAACCCTATTGTTTCAACGATCTCAGGAAATTCTTGGTGGTAAGATTGATTTCGTTTTGCATTCCATTGGCATGTCGCCCAACGTGAGAAAGAATATCCCTTACACGGAACTCAATTATGAATTCTATCATAAGTCCATTGATATTTCGGCTATGTCTTTTCACAAAATGCTGAACGTTGCCATGAAGCTGGATTCGCTCAGTGAAGGCGCAAGCGTGGTTGCATTAACCTATATAGCAGCACAAAAAACATTTCCTTTTTATAATGACATGGCGGAAGCAAAAGCAATGCTGGAGTCCATCGCGAGAAGTTTCGGCTATCATTACGGGAAGAAAAATAAAGTAAGAGTGAACACTGTTTCACAATCACCGACAAAAACAACCGCTGGTGCAGGCATAAAAGGGTTTGAAGATTTTTACAGCTATGCAAATGCGATTTCTCCTATTGGAAATGCCAGTTCTGAATCCTGCGCGGATGTATGCATTGCCCTGTTCTCTGATTTGACAAGAATGATTACCATGCAGAATATTTATAATGATGGCGGATACTCAAATACAGGCGTAAGCACAGAAGTGATGGAAAAGTTTATGGAATAA
- the lpxB gene encoding lipid-A-disaccharide synthase, with translation MKFYFIAGEASGDLHASNLMREIKKLDSSSSFRFWGGDLMKEQSGELVKHYKELAFMGFAEVIINLRTILKNIELCKKDILVYNPDVLVLVDYPGFNLRIAEFAKKNGIKVFYYISPQVWAWKQSRVHHIKKYVDRMFVILPFEKEFYKKFDCEVDFVGHPLLDALEQRKKTKDSFSEFTKKNNLNEKPIVAILPGSRKQEIERMLPVMAKMSSSFSDYQFVTAGVSTQQKDFYSSLIGNQDVKVLFGKTYDLLEQSTAALVTSGTATLETALFGIPEVVCYKGGMISFQIAKMLVKVNYISLVNLIIGKEVVKELIQNEFNEDLLRKETNKLLNDKNYRSKMIVELEQLKKNLGGAGASEKTARLMMNYLKN, from the coding sequence TCTTCTTCATTTCGTTTCTGGGGCGGTGATTTGATGAAGGAGCAAAGTGGTGAATTAGTTAAACATTACAAGGAACTTGCATTCATGGGATTTGCCGAAGTGATTATTAACCTCCGCACCATCCTGAAAAACATTGAACTCTGTAAAAAAGATATTCTTGTTTACAATCCCGATGTTCTTGTTCTGGTTGATTATCCCGGTTTTAATCTCCGTATAGCTGAATTTGCAAAAAAGAATGGAATAAAAGTTTTTTACTATATCTCTCCTCAGGTGTGGGCGTGGAAGCAATCGCGTGTGCATCACATTAAAAAATATGTAGACCGCATGTTTGTGATTCTTCCCTTTGAAAAAGAATTCTACAAAAAGTTTGACTGCGAAGTTGATTTTGTCGGGCACCCGCTTCTTGATGCATTGGAGCAGAGAAAAAAAACAAAGGATTCATTTTCTGAGTTTACAAAAAAAAATAATTTGAATGAAAAGCCAATTGTTGCCATTCTTCCAGGAAGCAGAAAGCAGGAAATAGAAAGAATGCTTCCTGTAATGGCGAAGATGAGTTCATCTTTTTCTGATTATCAATTTGTAACAGCAGGAGTTTCCACCCAGCAAAAAGATTTTTATTCTTCTTTGATTGGAAATCAGGATGTGAAAGTTCTGTTCGGAAAGACCTACGACCTTCTTGAGCAATCAACTGCTGCACTCGTAACATCGGGCACGGCAACGCTTGAAACAGCTTTGTTCGGAATCCCTGAAGTGGTGTGTTACAAAGGCGGAATGATTTCTTTCCAGATTGCTAAAATGCTGGTTAAAGTAAATTACATTTCACTGGTAAATCTCATCATTGGAAAAGAAGTAGTGAAAGAATTAATCCAGAATGAATTCAATGAAGATTTACTGAGAAAAGAAACTAACAAACTCCTGAACGACAAAAATTACAGAAGTAAAATGATTGTTGAGTTAGAACAATTAAAAAAGAATCTGGGTGGGGCAGGAGCATCAGAAAAAACCGCCCGTCTGATGATGAACTACCTGAAGAATTAG
- the recN gene encoding DNA repair protein RecN, which translates to MLRHLSIQNYALIEKIEIDFPEGLSIITGETGAGKSILLGALSLIAGSRADSSSLQDKTKKCIVEVIFDIKNYSIQSFFSGNELDYAEQTVIRREVSPEGKSRAFINDTPVNLAQLRELSFELIDIHSQHETLTLNEAVYQLSVVDAFAKTADTIEKYKTDYRKYKEVEKHLAELIEKEKQSKMDADYWQFQFDEFEQLNLQAGEQEKTEEELKVLENAEEIKSVLEKISTALNGGEQNILTSLNENKTQLSSISKLNSAYYELLSRINSAHIELKDIASEIESIAEKVSFNPKRAEALTSRLDEIYRLQKKHQVNSVEALLEVKTKVEARLWENSSLETEINKLRQEMEKMREKLFILAKRISAERKKSLPKLEKEVSALLSSLALPNAQFRVEHILLEMLTEQGIDKIKFLFSANKGSGLKEISKVASGGELSRLMLSIKSLIATNTALPTIIFDEIDAGVSGGVAEQVGKMILGMSGSMQVVAITHLPQIASKGNSHFTVYKEEKSERTFTQIKFLSKEERIKEIAKMLSAGKPTDASVKNAKELLKL; encoded by the coding sequence ATGCTACGCCATCTTTCCATACAGAATTATGCCCTGATAGAGAAAATCGAAATTGATTTCCCTGAAGGACTTTCTATCATTACAGGAGAAACCGGAGCGGGAAAGTCAATTCTCTTGGGGGCATTGTCATTAATTGCCGGCAGCAGGGCAGATTCTTCTTCACTTCAGGATAAAACAAAAAAGTGCATTGTGGAAGTAATCTTTGATATAAAAAATTATTCCATCCAAAGTTTTTTCTCCGGAAATGAACTGGATTACGCAGAGCAAACGGTGATCCGAAGGGAAGTTTCTCCTGAAGGAAAGTCACGCGCATTCATTAACGATACGCCTGTGAACCTTGCTCAGTTAAGAGAATTGTCGTTTGAGTTAATTGACATTCACTCCCAGCATGAAACGCTTACACTTAACGAAGCGGTCTATCAGTTATCTGTGGTGGATGCTTTTGCAAAAACAGCTGATACTATTGAGAAATATAAAACTGATTACAGAAAATATAAAGAAGTTGAAAAGCATCTTGCTGAATTAATTGAGAAAGAAAAACAATCAAAAATGGATGCCGATTACTGGCAGTTTCAGTTTGATGAGTTTGAACAGTTGAATCTGCAGGCTGGCGAACAGGAAAAAACTGAAGAAGAACTAAAAGTGCTGGAGAATGCTGAGGAAATAAAATCTGTTCTTGAAAAAATAAGCACTGCATTGAATGGAGGAGAGCAGAATATTCTGACTTCTCTTAACGAAAATAAAACGCAGTTGTCATCAATTTCAAAATTAAATTCTGCTTATTATGAATTGCTTTCGCGCATCAACAGTGCACATATAGAACTGAAAGACATTGCCAGTGAAATAGAATCTATTGCTGAAAAAGTTTCGTTTAATCCTAAAAGAGCGGAAGCATTAACCAGCCGCCTTGATGAAATCTATCGGCTTCAGAAAAAACATCAGGTAAATTCCGTGGAAGCATTATTAGAGGTAAAGACTAAGGTCGAGGCAAGGTTGTGGGAAAATTCATCTCTCGAAACAGAAATAAATAAACTGAGGCAGGAAATGGAGAAGATGCGTGAAAAACTTTTCATACTTGCGAAAAGAATATCTGCCGAGAGAAAAAAATCTCTTCCAAAGCTTGAGAAAGAAGTAAGCGCATTGCTTTCTTCCCTCGCCCTGCCGAACGCTCAGTTTCGTGTTGAACATATTTTACTTGAAATGCTGACTGAGCAGGGAATAGATAAAATAAAATTTCTGTTCTCGGCAAACAAAGGAAGCGGTCTTAAAGAAATAAGCAAAGTGGCATCGGGTGGCGAACTTTCACGCCTGATGCTCAGCATCAAATCCCTCATAGCGACAAATACAGCTTTACCCACCATCATCTTTGATGAAATTGATGCAGGCGTGAGCGGTGGAGTAGCAGAGCAAGTGGGAAAAATGATTTTAGGAATGTCCGGTTCAATGCAAGTAGTTGCAATTACTCACCTTCCGCAAATTGCAAGCAAAGGCAATTCTCATTTCACGGTTTACAAAGAAGAAAAATCAGAAAGAACATTCACGCAAATAAAATTCCTGTCAAAAGAAGAGCGCATAAAAGAAATTGCAAAAATGCTGAGCGCAGGAAAACCTACAGATGCATCTGTAAAGAACGCGAAGGAATTGCTGAAACTGTGA